A genomic window from Chitinophagaceae bacterium includes:
- a CDS encoding NTP transferase domain-containing protein — protein sequence MISQPHKKHAELIKPAQGNFGRNEWAFMGAPCSDIKLLAAEIIGSLSANYKCAYVDAAHSKENEPAILPGRLACGAMTEYADKIDHHQFNFNKSFNPFQFRQLMNDADIVFVNGNHQQAKAQVVVMHSAKEDSLRKKVQQLTNVQLFLLAEGVDDVFEFVKEALPDWKNIPVCKLAEKEKIISFFRQKMEVAKPVLNGLVLAGGKSLRLGNDKGKINWHGKEQRIFMAELLQQFCSEVFISCREDQQQEMDEKFKTIADTFIGLGPYGAILSAFREQPNAAWLVVACDLPLLEETIFRFLIEHRNTASVATAFESPHDGLPEPLIAIWEPKSYAVLLSFLAQGYSCPRKVLINSEATIIKAPLSESLMNVNTMEEFEKVKGILNKNS from the coding sequence ATAAAGCCTGCGCAGGGAAATTTCGGAAGAAATGAATGGGCGTTTATGGGCGCTCCCTGTTCTGATATCAAATTACTGGCTGCAGAAATCATTGGTAGTCTTTCGGCGAATTATAAATGCGCCTATGTTGATGCTGCTCACTCCAAAGAAAATGAACCTGCAATCTTGCCCGGACGACTTGCCTGCGGTGCAATGACGGAATATGCTGATAAGATCGATCATCATCAATTCAACTTTAATAAATCATTCAACCCGTTTCAATTCCGCCAGTTAATGAATGATGCGGATATTGTTTTTGTAAATGGAAATCATCAGCAGGCAAAGGCGCAGGTGGTGGTGATGCATTCTGCTAAAGAAGATTCACTGAGAAAAAAAGTGCAGCAACTTACAAATGTGCAGTTGTTTTTATTGGCGGAAGGAGTTGATGATGTTTTTGAATTTGTAAAAGAAGCGCTTCCGGATTGGAAAAATATTCCGGTTTGCAAGCTGGCTGAAAAGGAAAAAATTATTTCATTCTTTCGACAAAAAATGGAAGTTGCCAAACCGGTATTGAATGGATTGGTGCTTGCCGGCGGAAAGAGTCTGCGACTGGGCAACGACAAAGGAAAAATCAACTGGCATGGAAAAGAGCAACGGATATTTATGGCAGAGTTGCTGCAACAATTTTGCAGCGAAGTTTTTATTTCCTGCCGGGAAGATCAGCAGCAGGAGATGGATGAAAAATTCAAAACCATCGCTGATACTTTTATTGGATTGGGTCCTTATGGTGCAATACTCTCCGCGTTTCGTGAACAACCCAATGCAGCATGGTTGGTGGTTGCCTGCGATTTGCCTTTGTTAGAGGAAACTATATTTCGCTTCCTGATTGAACATCGCAACACTGCATCAGTAGCCACTGCTTTCGAAAGTCCTCACGATGGATTACCAGAACCGCTGATCGCTATCTGGGAACCGAAAAGTTATGCGGTATTGTTGTCGTTTCTGGCACAGGGATATTCTTGCCCTCGAAAAGTTTTGATCAACAGCGAGGCTACTATTATCAAAGCGCCTTTGTCAGAGTCATTGATGAATGTGAATACAATGGAAGAGTTTGAGAAGGTGAAGGGAATATTAAATAAGAACTCTTAG